A single window of Jiangella alkaliphila DNA harbors:
- a CDS encoding TetR/AcrR family transcriptional regulator, producing the protein MAEAGARPWARSDEKHRAIVRAAREVFLSNGYLGTNMDLIASRSGVSKQTVYTHFGSKEALFVEIVGSMTGTAGDRVHHDRPELGDDADLEAYLRAFAERQLRIVTEPELLQLRRLVIGEVGRFPELAKVLYERGPQRAIAELTAMFEPLRARELLAGDPAAMAEWFNWLVMAAPLNRAMMLGDSAVPADDDLRRHVAEAVRIFLTAFAP; encoded by the coding sequence ATGGCGGAGGCCGGCGCACGACCGTGGGCGAGGTCCGACGAGAAGCACCGGGCGATCGTCCGCGCGGCCCGCGAGGTGTTCCTGAGCAACGGGTACCTCGGGACCAACATGGACCTCATCGCGTCCCGTTCCGGGGTGTCGAAGCAGACGGTCTACACGCACTTCGGCAGCAAGGAAGCGCTGTTCGTCGAGATCGTCGGCTCGATGACCGGCACCGCCGGCGACCGCGTCCACCACGACCGCCCCGAGCTCGGCGACGACGCTGACCTCGAGGCGTACCTGCGCGCGTTCGCCGAGCGGCAGCTGCGCATCGTCACTGAGCCCGAGCTGCTGCAGCTGCGCCGGCTGGTCATCGGCGAGGTCGGCCGGTTCCCGGAGCTGGCGAAGGTGCTCTACGAGCGCGGCCCGCAGCGGGCGATCGCCGAGCTGACGGCGATGTTCGAGCCGCTGCGCGCTCGGGAGCTGCTGGCCGGCGATCCCGCCGCGATGGCCGAGTGGTTCAACTGGCTGGTCATGGCGGCGCCGCTCAACCGCGCCATGATGCTCGGCGACTCGGCCGTCCCCGCCGACGACGACCTGCGCCGCCACGTCGCCGAAGCCGTCCGCATCTTCCTCACCGCCTTCGCCCCATGA
- a CDS encoding type IV toxin-antitoxin system AbiEi family antitoxin domain-containing protein, producing the protein MDLDDLIAAQRGMVSRAQALAAGLTAARLRWLVESRRWRRVHAHTFATTTGPLTFEARVWAAILRVGHDAVASHRTAAVLDGLCDDAGPVIHVTAPAERHVRGKIDGVRVHYAHRLPLTRHPAASPPRTRLEETVLDLVDVASHPREAEGWVTAACQRRLTTPERLADALGRRKKIRWRPMTEAMLVDVAEGAQSPLELRHLRQVERAHGLPTSCRQRRVAGHRVIWIDVDYPEFAVRVELDGRVGHVGEGRFRDRRRDNRATVDGHATLRYGHADIFGNPCTVAAEHARVLRTRGWTGRPRSCGPSCPVPMIIKETGRQDAMPLS; encoded by the coding sequence GTGGACCTCGATGACCTGATCGCCGCTCAGCGCGGCATGGTGAGCCGCGCTCAGGCGCTGGCCGCCGGGTTGACGGCGGCCAGGCTGAGGTGGCTGGTCGAGTCCCGGCGCTGGCGGCGGGTGCATGCCCACACGTTCGCGACGACGACCGGCCCGCTCACGTTCGAGGCGCGGGTATGGGCGGCCATCCTGCGCGTGGGGCACGACGCCGTCGCCAGCCACCGCACCGCCGCAGTTCTGGATGGGCTGTGCGACGACGCCGGGCCGGTGATCCACGTGACGGCACCTGCCGAGCGGCACGTGCGCGGCAAGATTGACGGAGTGCGGGTTCACTACGCGCACCGGTTGCCGCTGACCCGCCACCCGGCCGCGTCACCGCCCCGGACCCGGCTCGAGGAGACGGTGCTCGACCTGGTCGACGTCGCGTCGCATCCGCGTGAGGCCGAGGGCTGGGTGACGGCGGCCTGCCAGCGCCGCCTCACCACTCCGGAACGACTGGCCGACGCGCTCGGGCGGCGGAAGAAGATCCGCTGGCGGCCGATGACCGAGGCGATGCTGGTCGACGTGGCAGAGGGGGCGCAGTCGCCGCTCGAGCTGCGTCACCTGCGCCAGGTGGAACGCGCCCACGGCCTGCCCACCAGCTGCCGTCAGCGACGCGTCGCCGGCCACCGCGTCATCTGGATCGACGTCGACTACCCGGAGTTCGCAGTGCGGGTGGAGCTGGACGGCCGGGTCGGCCACGTCGGCGAGGGCCGGTTCCGCGACCGCCGCCGCGACAACCGGGCCACCGTCGACGGCCACGCCACCCTCCGCTACGGCCACGCCGACATCTTCGGCAACCCCTGCACCGTCGCCGCCGAACACGCCCGCGTCCTACGAACCCGCGGCTGGACCGGACGCCCCCGGTCCTGCGGTCCGTCCTGCCCAGTGCCCATGATCATCAAAGAAACAGGGCGCCAGGACGCAATGCCGTTAAGTTAG
- a CDS encoding DUF2188 domain-containing protein: MAAGDIHTVPRGDRWANVFEDGDRLIVSAGTKETAARMGRELARLRGVRHVIHDRDDRADAVARGRDLVRG; the protein is encoded by the coding sequence ATGGCTGCAGGGGACATCCACACGGTGCCACGGGGCGACCGCTGGGCCAACGTCTTCGAGGACGGTGACCGGCTGATCGTCAGCGCGGGCACGAAGGAGACGGCGGCGCGCATGGGCCGCGAGCTGGCCCGGCTGCGCGGCGTGCGGCACGTCATCCACGATCGCGACGACCGGGCCGACGCCGTGGCGCGCGGCCGCGACCTCGTCCGCGGCTGA
- a CDS encoding IS4 family transposase — protein MSLGALESDLCPELLDEVIEQAGVREQRRRLLPARTVMVFVLGLCVFCGADSHSPPGYRMVMCWLTSTFGYLRGLVVPSASALCQARKRLGVTPLRLLFDRVRGPRAAPDAAGAWLFGRRLVAFDGTALDLADTAANVAAFGHIGTPSGFAQVRLVALIECATHAIIDAVFDACRHSEQELTQRLIGAMRPGMLVLADRNFGHRLFAQIATSTGADLIWRIKGNADFPAMKILDDGSYLSVITAQRYKKRWRTAARRGWPEPPMPGHPVRIVDYRVTTHVGDTVTISDIRLVTTLLDPAEAPARAVAEAYHQRWESENSYQELKTRLRGAGFILRSKSPDLVDQEIYALLVTYQALCTLRTDAADTVGVDPRRISFTITIRVTRDTITAGRLDLACLPLSGLRTS, from the coding sequence GTGAGTCTGGGCGCACTGGAAAGTGATCTTTGTCCGGAGCTGCTGGACGAGGTGATCGAGCAGGCCGGTGTGCGCGAGCAGCGGCGGCGGCTGTTGCCGGCCCGGACGGTGATGGTCTTCGTGCTCGGGTTATGCGTGTTCTGCGGCGCCGACTCGCATTCCCCGCCGGGATACCGCATGGTGATGTGCTGGCTGACCAGCACGTTCGGGTACCTGCGGGGGCTGGTCGTGCCGAGCGCGTCGGCGCTGTGCCAGGCCCGCAAACGCCTGGGCGTCACGCCGCTGCGGCTGCTGTTCGACCGGGTCCGAGGCCCACGCGCGGCGCCCGACGCGGCGGGAGCGTGGCTGTTCGGGCGGCGGCTGGTCGCCTTCGACGGCACCGCCCTGGACCTGGCCGACACCGCGGCCAACGTGGCCGCGTTCGGCCACATCGGCACGCCCTCGGGGTTCGCACAGGTGCGGCTGGTCGCGCTGATCGAATGCGCCACCCACGCGATCATCGACGCGGTGTTCGACGCGTGCCGGCACAGCGAGCAGGAACTGACCCAGCGGCTGATCGGTGCGATGCGTCCGGGGATGCTGGTGCTCGCCGACCGCAACTTCGGTCACCGGTTGTTCGCCCAGATCGCCACCAGCACCGGCGCGGACCTGATCTGGCGGATCAAGGGCAACGCCGACTTCCCCGCCATGAAGATCCTCGACGACGGCTCCTACCTGTCAGTGATCACCGCGCAACGCTACAAGAAGCGCTGGCGCACCGCCGCCCGGCGGGGCTGGCCGGAGCCTCCGATGCCCGGGCACCCGGTGCGTATCGTCGACTACCGAGTCACCACCCACGTCGGCGATACCGTCACCATCAGCGATATCAGGCTCGTCACCACCCTGCTCGACCCGGCCGAGGCGCCCGCCCGAGCCGTCGCCGAGGCCTACCACCAGCGGTGGGAATCGGAGAACAGCTACCAGGAACTCAAGACCCGACTGCGTGGCGCCGGGTTCATCCTGCGCTCGAAGTCACCCGACCTCGTCGATCAGGAGATCTACGCCCTGCTCGTCACCTACCAAGCCCTCTGCACCCTGAGAACCGACGCCGCGGACACCGTCGGCGTGGACCCGCGCCGGATCTCCTTCACCATCACCATCCGCGTCACCCGAGACACCATCACCGCCGGCCGACTCGACCTGGCGTGCCTCCCACTTTCCGGACTGCGGACCTCATAA
- a CDS encoding FAD-binding and (Fe-S)-binding domain-containing protein, with protein MTPVIDLDALRAAVGSGRVSDRIADRARMAHDASHYLLTPAAVVTPSSVPEVAALLATAHRDGVPLTFRSGGTSLSGQAGTDAVLVDTRRHFGGVTVLDDGARVRAEPGAVVRRVNAALAPYHRRLGPDPASEAACTVGGVVANNSSGMTSSTTATAYRTLAGLELVLPSGSYLDTAAPGADARLAALEPALHAGLARIRDRLRADAVLRGRIEHQFSMKNTMGYGLNAFLDHEAPADILARLVVGSEGTLAFVAAATFDTLSVLPYVATTLLVFATLDAAVEALPALVGAGAGAVELMDATSLRVAQADPGAPEVLRSLRVEQHTALLVEVAAASAPELVAVGGDVGAVIARLPLSLPGGLSTDPGQRAAAWHVRKGLYATVAGARPQGTTALLEDVVVPAGALGGAVRDLQRLFDRYAYGDAVIFGHARDANLHFMITPRLDDPRELETYAAFTEDLVDLVLGADGSLKAEHGTGRIMAPYVRRQYGDELYAVMREVKALCDPRGVLAPGIVLDEDPRAHLRHLKTVPPVDPALDTCVDCGYCEPVCPSRGVTTTPRQRIALLREIAVATPEVRAELEQAYRYDAVQTCAADSLCVTACPVKIDTGRAMKARRADSLGRVAQRAGTAAARHWGAGVGAARAGLRVASALPGPVVSGASSLARAVFGTEWIPAADGSLPGPGRPRPSSSWPVPGAAEAVFFPACIGALFAPEGDGDGVTAAFLALAARAGVRVAIAERTPSLCCGTPWVSKGLKAGAAVMAQQVFDALWPLTDDGRLPVVADASSCSHGLAELAAQLPAPDAERWSRVTVLDAVAFVRSSVLPRLAPVADARLLDRVVLHPTCASVHLGDVEDLAALGSAVAREAVVPSDWGCCGFAGDRGLLHPELTRAATEAEAATVAALGEADQYASCNRTCELGMTRATGKPYRHVLELLEEATRPS; from the coding sequence GTGACCCCCGTCATCGACCTCGACGCGTTGCGGGCGGCCGTCGGATCCGGGCGGGTCAGCGACCGCATCGCGGATCGCGCGCGGATGGCACACGACGCCTCGCACTACCTGCTCACGCCGGCCGCGGTGGTGACGCCGTCGTCCGTCCCCGAGGTGGCCGCGCTGCTCGCGACCGCACACCGCGACGGCGTGCCGCTGACGTTCCGGTCCGGCGGCACCAGCCTGTCCGGGCAGGCCGGCACCGACGCGGTCCTGGTCGACACCCGCCGGCACTTCGGCGGCGTGACGGTGCTCGACGACGGCGCGCGGGTGCGGGCCGAGCCGGGCGCCGTCGTGCGCCGGGTGAACGCCGCGCTGGCGCCGTACCACCGGCGGCTCGGGCCCGACCCGGCCAGCGAGGCCGCCTGCACCGTCGGCGGTGTGGTCGCCAACAACTCGTCCGGCATGACCAGCTCGACGACGGCGACGGCGTACCGCACGCTGGCCGGGCTGGAGCTGGTGCTGCCCAGCGGCAGCTACCTCGACACCGCCGCGCCCGGCGCCGACGCGCGGCTGGCGGCGCTCGAGCCGGCCCTGCACGCCGGGCTGGCCCGCATCCGCGACCGGCTGCGCGCCGACGCCGTGCTGCGCGGGCGCATCGAGCACCAGTTCTCGATGAAGAACACCATGGGCTACGGGCTCAACGCGTTCCTCGACCACGAGGCGCCGGCCGACATCCTGGCCCGCCTGGTGGTCGGGTCGGAGGGGACGCTGGCGTTCGTGGCGGCGGCGACGTTCGACACGCTGTCGGTGCTGCCGTACGTCGCCACCACGCTGCTGGTGTTCGCCACGCTCGACGCCGCCGTCGAGGCGCTGCCCGCGCTGGTCGGCGCCGGTGCGGGCGCCGTCGAGTTGATGGACGCGACGTCGCTGCGGGTGGCTCAGGCCGACCCGGGCGCGCCGGAGGTGCTCCGGTCGCTGCGGGTCGAGCAGCACACGGCGCTGCTGGTCGAGGTCGCGGCGGCGTCGGCGCCCGAGCTGGTCGCGGTGGGCGGTGACGTCGGCGCCGTCATCGCCCGGCTGCCGCTGAGCCTGCCCGGCGGGCTGTCCACCGACCCGGGGCAGCGGGCCGCCGCGTGGCACGTCCGCAAGGGTTTGTACGCGACGGTCGCCGGCGCCCGGCCGCAGGGGACGACCGCGCTGCTGGAGGACGTCGTCGTGCCGGCCGGCGCCCTGGGCGGTGCGGTGCGCGACCTGCAGCGGCTGTTCGACCGGTACGCGTACGGCGACGCCGTCATCTTCGGGCACGCGCGCGACGCGAACCTGCACTTCATGATCACGCCGCGGCTGGACGACCCGCGCGAGCTGGAGACGTACGCCGCGTTCACCGAGGACCTCGTCGACCTCGTGCTCGGCGCCGACGGCTCGCTCAAGGCCGAGCACGGCACCGGCCGCATCATGGCGCCCTACGTGCGCCGCCAGTACGGCGACGAGCTGTACGCCGTCATGCGCGAGGTGAAGGCGCTGTGCGACCCCCGCGGTGTGCTCGCGCCCGGCATTGTCCTGGACGAGGATCCGCGGGCGCACCTGCGCCACCTCAAGACCGTGCCGCCGGTCGACCCCGCCCTCGACACCTGCGTCGACTGCGGCTACTGCGAGCCGGTCTGCCCGTCGCGCGGGGTCACGACGACGCCACGGCAGCGGATCGCGCTGCTGCGCGAGATCGCCGTCGCGACGCCCGAGGTGCGGGCCGAACTGGAGCAGGCCTACCGCTACGACGCCGTGCAGACGTGCGCCGCCGACTCGCTGTGCGTCACCGCCTGTCCCGTCAAGATCGACACCGGGCGGGCGATGAAGGCCCGCCGGGCCGACTCGCTGGGCCGCGTGGCGCAGCGGGCCGGGACGGCCGCCGCCCGGCACTGGGGCGCAGGCGTTGGTGCGGCCCGGGCCGGCCTGCGGGTCGCGTCGGCGCTGCCCGGACCGGTCGTGTCAGGCGCGTCGTCGCTGGCCAGGGCCGTGTTCGGCACCGAGTGGATCCCGGCGGCGGACGGCTCGCTGCCCGGGCCCGGCCGGCCGCGGCCGTCGTCCTCGTGGCCCGTTCCGGGCGCGGCCGAGGCGGTGTTCTTCCCGGCCTGCATCGGTGCGCTGTTCGCACCCGAGGGCGACGGCGACGGTGTCACGGCGGCGTTCCTCGCGCTGGCCGCGCGGGCCGGCGTCCGGGTGGCGATCGCCGAGCGGACACCGTCGCTGTGCTGCGGCACGCCGTGGGTGTCGAAGGGGCTGAAGGCCGGCGCGGCGGTCATGGCGCAGCAGGTGTTCGACGCGCTCTGGCCGCTCACCGACGACGGGCGGCTGCCGGTCGTCGCCGACGCGTCGTCCTGTTCGCACGGGCTGGCCGAGCTGGCGGCGCAGCTGCCCGCGCCCGACGCCGAGCGGTGGTCGCGGGTGACGGTGCTCGACGCGGTCGCGTTCGTGCGGTCGTCGGTGCTGCCGCGGCTCGCGCCGGTCGCCGACGCGCGGCTGCTGGACCGCGTCGTTCTGCACCCGACCTGCGCCAGCGTCCACCTCGGCGACGTCGAGGACCTGGCCGCGCTCGGCTCGGCCGTCGCGCGCGAGGCGGTCGTGCCCAGTGACTGGGGCTGCTGCGGCTTCGCCGGCGACCGCGGGCTGCTGCACCCCGAGCTGACCCGCGCAGCGACGGAGGCCGAGGCGGCCACCGTCGCCGCGCTGGGGGAGGCCGACCAGTACGCGTCGTGCAACCGGACCTGTGAGCTGGGCATGACCCGCGCGACGGGCAAGCCCTACCGTCACGTGCTGGAGCTGCTCGAAGAGGCGACCCGCCCGTCCTGA
- a CDS encoding TetR/AcrR family transcriptional regulator, with amino-acid sequence MTTQTRTPLSKERILGTAVALADEGGVDAVSMRKIAHALGVVPMALYKHVQNKDELLDGMVDAVVGEIDPPVAGADWRTTVRERVLAARRMLLRHPWASRVIEERTRARPDPTPAVMAYMDSMIGIFRAGGLSIDLTHHAMHVMGSRLLGFSQELFEDAADPDAPPAPPPPPELAERFPHIAELVMGISHDQGSVVGPGCDDQFEFEFALDLVLDGLERRRRQDGRVASSSSSST; translated from the coding sequence ATGACCACGCAGACCCGCACGCCCTTGAGCAAGGAGCGGATCCTCGGCACCGCCGTCGCCCTGGCCGACGAGGGCGGCGTCGACGCGGTCAGCATGCGCAAGATCGCCCACGCGCTCGGCGTCGTGCCCATGGCGTTGTACAAGCACGTCCAGAACAAGGACGAGTTGCTCGACGGCATGGTCGACGCGGTCGTCGGCGAGATCGATCCGCCGGTCGCCGGGGCCGACTGGAGGACGACGGTCCGCGAACGCGTGCTGGCGGCCCGCCGGATGCTGCTGCGCCACCCGTGGGCGTCGCGGGTCATCGAGGAGCGGACCAGGGCGCGCCCCGACCCGACGCCCGCGGTCATGGCGTACATGGACTCGATGATCGGGATCTTCCGCGCCGGGGGGCTCTCGATCGATCTGACGCACCACGCGATGCACGTCATGGGCAGCCGGCTGCTGGGCTTCTCGCAGGAGCTGTTCGAGGACGCCGCCGATCCCGACGCGCCCCCGGCCCCACCGCCGCCGCCGGAGCTGGCCGAGCGCTTCCCCCACATCGCCGAGCTGGTCATGGGCATCAGCCACGACCAGGGCAGCGTCGTCGGCCCGGGGTGCGACGACCAGTTCGAGTTCGAGTTCGCACTGGACCTCGTGCTGGACGGCCTCGAGCGGCGGCGCCGTCAGGACGGGCGGGTCGCCTCTTCGAGCAGCTCCAGCACGTGA
- a CDS encoding ABC transporter substrate-binding protein codes for MILSVRLVPVVVGLAVVLAACGGDDDAGPAAASADAEADAETVTVDHMFGSTEVTGVPERIVTIDLQWTDVMLAMGVEPVGYSVDAFMPESGVPWQDLPADAEPLSLDDGPPIEQIAELQPDLILGSYSITDQAVYDQLSGIAPTIAGEDALQVTPWQDLVRTAGELLGEPGRADEIVADVDGEVAAVADALPGLTGKTFSLAQYVVGDSIYVVADEQDGSSVFFQQLGMTMYPAVRDEGEATGDTRIVVSPERSDLLQADVLAFLVNGGDESDLADIPGFDQLPGTVAVLDYPTIVGLNTPSPLSIPYSLEQLRPYLEEAAGAAG; via the coding sequence ATGATACTTTCTGTCCGGTTGGTTCCCGTGGTGGTCGGGCTGGCTGTGGTCCTCGCGGCCTGCGGGGGAGACGACGACGCCGGGCCGGCCGCCGCCTCCGCCGACGCCGAGGCCGACGCGGAGACCGTCACCGTCGACCACATGTTCGGCAGTACGGAGGTCACCGGTGTGCCGGAGCGCATCGTCACCATCGACCTGCAGTGGACCGACGTCATGCTGGCGATGGGCGTCGAGCCGGTCGGGTACTCCGTCGACGCGTTCATGCCGGAGTCGGGGGTGCCGTGGCAGGACCTGCCGGCCGACGCGGAGCCGCTGTCGCTGGACGACGGCCCGCCGATCGAGCAGATCGCGGAGCTGCAGCCCGACCTCATCCTCGGCAGCTACTCGATCACCGACCAGGCCGTGTACGACCAGCTGTCCGGCATCGCGCCGACCATCGCCGGCGAGGACGCGCTGCAGGTGACGCCGTGGCAGGACCTGGTGCGGACGGCGGGGGAGCTGCTCGGCGAGCCGGGCCGGGCCGACGAGATCGTCGCGGACGTCGACGGCGAGGTGGCGGCGGTCGCCGACGCGCTGCCGGGGCTGACCGGAAAGACGTTCTCGCTGGCCCAGTACGTCGTCGGCGACTCGATCTACGTGGTGGCCGACGAACAGGACGGGTCGAGCGTGTTCTTCCAGCAGCTCGGCATGACGATGTACCCGGCGGTCAGGGACGAGGGCGAGGCGACCGGCGACACCCGCATCGTCGTCAGCCCGGAACGGTCGGACCTGCTGCAGGCCGACGTGCTGGCGTTCCTCGTCAACGGCGGCGACGAGAGCGACCTCGCCGACATCCCCGGCTTCGACCAGCTGCCCGGCACCGTCGCCGTGCTCGACTACCCGACGATCGTCGGGCTCAACACACCGTCGCCGCTGTCCATCCCGTACTCGCTGGAGCAGCTGCGCCCCTACCTCGAGGAGGCCGCCGGTGCGGCGGGGTGA
- a CDS encoding DUF1905 domain-containing protein, translated as MPPTATEAGPIDVTFTGALTQGGVNAPGSWTVVVMTDSAEVFGTRQPVKVAGTMDGHPFAATLLPLGDGTHILPVKAAVRKAIGKGAGDDVAIHLQHRH; from the coding sequence GTGCCCCCTACCGCAACCGAGGCCGGCCCGATCGACGTCACGTTCACCGGCGCGCTCACCCAAGGCGGCGTCAACGCGCCCGGCAGCTGGACGGTCGTCGTGATGACCGACTCCGCGGAGGTGTTCGGCACCCGTCAGCCGGTGAAGGTCGCCGGGACGATGGACGGCCACCCGTTCGCGGCCACGCTGCTGCCGCTCGGCGACGGGACGCACATCCTGCCGGTCAAGGCGGCCGTCCGGAAGGCCATCGGCAAGGGCGCCGGCGACGACGTCGCCATCCACCTCCAGCACCGCCACTGA
- a CDS encoding alpha/beta fold hydrolase, translating to MTEYVTTALGDRVAFDRYGDGPGLIFVAGAGPFRAIDPITTETAELAAKQGLATIVYDRIGRGDSETTTTPIGLDRELAAIRALMDVLGGGAALCGHSSGCSISLAAAANGLPVTALALWEAPIAPVGTVAEWIGEVERRMDAGDLEGALAHYMKDMPPVWLEESRNDPMYPEYVAQVVSYRADGESLVWADSGPQAELFAGVRVPVQYMYGTETFDEMHVAAKAVLAAIPGSVEKELPGAFHSWEPAPMAAELARFTRGAGS from the coding sequence ATGACCGAGTACGTCACCACCGCCCTGGGCGACCGGGTCGCCTTCGACCGCTACGGCGACGGCCCCGGGCTGATCTTCGTCGCCGGCGCCGGCCCGTTCCGCGCCATCGACCCCATCACCACCGAGACCGCCGAGCTGGCGGCGAAGCAGGGCCTCGCGACGATCGTCTACGACCGCATCGGCCGCGGCGACAGCGAGACCACGACCACCCCGATCGGCCTCGACCGCGAGCTCGCCGCCATTCGAGCGCTGATGGACGTGCTCGGCGGCGGCGCCGCGCTGTGCGGGCACTCCTCCGGCTGCTCGATCTCGCTGGCCGCCGCCGCGAACGGGCTGCCGGTGACGGCGCTGGCGCTGTGGGAGGCGCCGATCGCGCCGGTCGGCACCGTCGCGGAGTGGATCGGCGAGGTCGAGCGGCGCATGGACGCCGGCGACCTCGAGGGCGCACTGGCGCACTACATGAAGGACATGCCGCCGGTGTGGCTGGAGGAGTCGCGCAACGACCCGATGTACCCGGAGTACGTCGCCCAGGTGGTCAGCTACCGCGCCGACGGCGAGTCTCTGGTGTGGGCCGACTCCGGGCCGCAGGCCGAGCTGTTCGCCGGCGTCCGCGTCCCGGTGCAGTACATGTACGGCACCGAGACGTTCGACGAGATGCACGTTGCCGCCAAGGCCGTGCTGGCCGCGATCCCGGGCAGCGTCGAGAAGGAGCTGCCGGGCGCCTTCCACAGCTGGGAGCCGGCTCCCATGGCGGCCGAGCTGGCCCGCTTCACCCGCGGTGCAGGTTCCTGA
- a CDS encoding siderophore-interacting protein, whose translation MRRGDAAAPRVPGVRLTYSELRGSIRRHRPEERQVDVDFVLHGDGDHDGLYGPPVTWRHRGDGVPAGQSTALADAVRELDFPDGEPFAWVAGEASAVRTVRRHLVGERGVDRMAVAFAGYWRLRLTQDDGPTVDELADHAEVDADSG comes from the coding sequence GTGCGGCGGGGTGACGCGGCCGCGCCACGCGTGCCGGGCGTGCGGCTCACCTACAGCGAGCTGCGCGGCTCGATCCGGCGGCACCGGCCCGAGGAGCGACAGGTGGACGTCGATTTCGTCCTGCACGGCGACGGCGACCACGACGGGCTGTACGGGCCGCCGGTGACGTGGCGGCATCGCGGCGACGGCGTCCCGGCCGGGCAGTCGACGGCGCTCGCCGACGCCGTGCGTGAGCTGGACTTCCCGGACGGCGAGCCGTTCGCCTGGGTGGCCGGCGAGGCGTCCGCCGTCCGGACCGTCCGGCGGCACCTGGTCGGTGAGCGCGGGGTGGACCGGATGGCGGTCGCGTTCGCCGGCTACTGGCGGCTGCGGCTCACCCAGGACGACGGGCCGACGGTGGACGAGCTGGCCGATCACGCCGAGGTCGACGCCGACTCGGGCTGA
- a CDS encoding IS3 family transposase (programmed frameshift), with protein sequence MARKKATFTPEFREEAARLVVENDRRIADVAREIGVGETTLGNWVKKYREDHVGDEPPLGLSERAELAELRRRTRDQEMELAFLKKAGRVLREGAAVSEKYEFIAAEYAHNSADNVNDAPSLKQMFTWLGVSRSGYYDWRDRPPSATTRRREELKLKIEALFDHNDRTYGYRRIHAELLRGGEQTGPELVRDLMRELGLVPCQPRPYKITTIQGDDRPATPDLVRRDFTADAPGTKLVGDITYIHTWEGWLYLATVIDCFNKEVIGYALADHMRTELVTDALDMAARNHDLADRCILHSDRGTQYTSTDFSAKIKQLGMRASLGRTGICYDNALAESFNSMLKVERVYRTVYPTRKKAREDVANYIELFYNRRRIHSGLGYRTPHEVRNEHLNGQLAA encoded by the exons GTGGCGAGGAAGAAGGCAACATTCACGCCTGAGTTCCGCGAAGAGGCTGCTCGACTGGTGGTCGAGAATGACCGTCGTATTGCCGATGTGGCGCGTGAGATCGGCGTGGGTGAGACCACTCTCGGCAATTGGGTGAAGAAGTACCGAGAGGACCACGTCGGCGACGAGCCGCCGCTGGGGTTGTCCGAACGTGCGGAGTTGGCCGAACTGCGACGGCGGACGCGAGACCAGGAGATGGAGCTCGCGTTCCTGAAAAAAGCTG GCCGCGTACTTCGCGAAGGAGCAGCGGTGAGCGAGAAGTACGAGTTCATCGCCGCCGAGTACGCGCACAATAGCGCCGACAATGTCAACGACGCTCCGTCTCTCAAGCAGATGTTCACCTGGCTGGGTGTGTCCAGGTCCGGCTACTACGACTGGCGGGACCGGCCACCGTCGGCGACCACGCGGCGGCGTGAGGAGTTGAAGCTCAAGATCGAGGCGTTGTTCGACCACAACGACCGCACCTACGGGTACCGGCGCATCCACGCCGAGCTGCTCCGCGGCGGCGAGCAGACCGGGCCCGAGCTGGTCCGTGACCTGATGCGTGAGCTGGGCCTGGTGCCGTGCCAGCCGCGCCCGTACAAGATCACCACTATCCAGGGCGACGACCGGCCGGCCACCCCAGACCTGGTGCGCCGCGACTTCACCGCCGACGCGCCGGGAACGAAGCTGGTCGGCGACATCACCTACATCCACACCTGGGAGGGATGGCTGTACCTGGCGACCGTGATCGACTGCTTCAACAAAGAAGTCATCGGGTACGCACTCGCCGACCACATGCGCACCGAACTCGTCACCGACGCGCTCGACATGGCCGCCAGGAATCACGATCTCGCCGACCGCTGCATCCTTCACTCAGATCGCGGGACGCAGTACACATCGACTGACTTCTCAGCGAAGATCAAGCAGCTCGGGATGCGCGCTTCGCTCGGCAGGACCGGCATTTGCTACGACAACGCTCTGGCCGAATCGTTCAATTCCATGTTGAAGGTCGAGCGCGTCTACCGCACCGTGTACCCGACACGGAAGAAAGCCCGCGAGGATGTTGCGAACTACATCGAACTCTTCTACAATCGCAGACGAATCCATTCAGGGCTCGGCTACCGGACCCCGCACGAAGTCCGCAACGAACACCTGAATGGCCAGCTCGCAGCATAA